Proteins encoded in a region of the Vicia villosa cultivar HV-30 ecotype Madison, WI linkage group LG5, Vvil1.0, whole genome shotgun sequence genome:
- the LOC131604858 gene encoding uncharacterized protein LOC131604858 — MSQQSSDESPVSYSTTPEESSNPNRVLKVVPLRTISSDEVKATKPKTTHAKRPKEGIHNKGTKSSASATKEELTKEGSKYVDSAITRIFTRILKENHQVHGISIPLQTIMADPLNNTSKAEAVHTVDSDLEINKDEQGFTKNTNVTEDVNDIDNIEHPKANTKTDTSVVDLDEYSDDELLTSLNPSVDNRLMTRRKGKAVVQGSPKRSTQVNNPAKDPVRKKSTSAGPVKSKAVTKSKGVGPSKSWSRVIPKKRKEREIVEPEFDVEVNVPNIPSRKKPTTNKLAASIPEVPIDNVSFHYASSASRWKYVLQKRLAVERELAPSALENKEVLELIQEAGLLKLCAIFPNVMRSWSKNLW, encoded by the coding sequence ATGTCTCAGCAATCAAGTGATGAATCTCCCGTTTCATACTCAACAACACcagaagagtcctctaaccctaATAGGGTCCTTAAGGTTGTCCCTTTAAGGACGATTAGTAGTGACGAAGTAAAGGCCACAAAGCCTAAAACGACTCATGCAAAACGACCCAAGGAGGGTATTCACAACAAGGGTACCAAATCCTCAGCATCTGCTACCAAGgaggaacttactaaagaaggatCCAAATATGTCGATAGCGCAATTACCAGGATTTTTACTCGTATTCTGAAGGAGAATCATCAAGTGCATGGAATATCTATTCCTCTTCAAACCATAATGGCTGATCCCCTCAATAACACCAGTAAGGCTGAGGCTGTTCACACCGTTGATAGTGACCTAGAAATCAACAAGGATGAACAAGGATTTACTAAGAATACGAATGTCACCGAGGATGTTAATGACATTGACAATATTGAGCACCCTAAGGCCAATACTAAAACTGATACTAGTGTGGTAGACTTAGATGAGTACTCTGACGACGAATTACTTACCTCCTTGAATCCGAGTGTAGACAACAGGCTAATGACAAGAAGAAAAGGCAAAGCTGTTGTCCAAGGATCACCTAAAAGGAGCACTCAAGTAAACAACCCTGCCAAAGACCCTGTCAGGAAGAAGAGTACTTCTGCAGGTCCTGTCAAGAGCAAAGCTGTTACCAAGAGTAAAGGGGTTGGTCCTTCAAAATCTTGGAGCAGGGTcattccaaagaaaagaaaagagcggGAAATTGTTGAACCTGAATTTGATGTTGAAGTGAATGTCCCTAACATTCCATCAAGGAAGAAGCCTACAACCAATAAGCTTGCTGCTAGCATTCCTGAAGTTCCCATTGATAATGTGTCTTTCCACTATGCCTCTAGTGCCAGCAGATGGAAGTATGTTCTCCAAAAGAGATTGGCTGTTGAAAGGGAATTGGCTCCAAGCGCTCTTGAAAACAAGGAGGTCTTAGAGCTGATTCAAGAAGCTGGACTGCTAAAACTGTGTGCAATCTTCCCAAATGTTATGAGAAGCTGGTCAAAGAATTTGTGGTAA